The Myripristis murdjan chromosome 6, fMyrMur1.1, whole genome shotgun sequence sequence AGAGACAAAGCCAGTGCAGTGTTCAGTACATCAACGTttgtatttcatgtatttcaacATATATACATTTCTGTGATATTCCAATTCATTTCTAtgtgcacaaacaaaaccaGATGGATACTAGCTTATGTTGAACAGATTTACATACATTCTTCCTATTTACAGATcaatttaacactgaaaagTGCATTTTATGTACAAATATACTGTGACAAAACATAAGAAAactcaaaacatttcagtaTATTCTTTTTGTGGAATTGACACGATGGTATAGCATACATAGCATTAATGTACAGCAAACTGCTAATGTGAGGAGTGCAAATGAAACCCAAACAGAAACCATTGTGGAGCAGGATGCCAGAGAGCCAGGaaatgtgttgatgtggtgtgtgtggaatTTGTTGGCTTTTCCTCAGCATTGTTTTTGTGGAAGCCAGAGGAGGAGTCTGTGATGTCCTATAGGTGGACTCCTACAGCTGTAGCCAATCCAGTTTAACTATGAACCCCCACCCCATCATtacgtctctgtgtgtgagtgaacacAGTTTTGAAGGAGAACCCCATCTGCGTCTGCCTGTCAGGAGCTGAAGCCGTTCTGTTAGGGTGTGCAAAGGCTAACGGCTGTGAattgaaattcattttaaaaatagttataaaaacatggacacacacaagatgCCCACTTATCTGTGTCGCCCACCAAGCCCCCTCCCCCATTTGCCATGCATGTTGATTTATTAACCATAAATGTCTTTTTCAATTGTTCAAAGAAGGTATAGTTTAGAGCATAATTTCCAACATAAGACTTTTAAATGTATTCAGCCTGGTTTTGACTatagggaaaaataaaatgaaaagcaaaacaaaagggaAATGGTGACTGCAATGGTTATCTATAGAGACATGGTGTCACCACAGCCCACCACAAGCCCCTCGGCCCCTGCCACTAGTCTTTGTAAACAGTCTGGCTGGAGTGGTACTGCAGGGAGTACACAGCCAGTACTTAGAAatattagttgttgtttttttgtgtgtgtgtgtgtgtgtgtgtgtgtgtggaaaagcgCCTATAGCATTAGTCATCAATACGAAATCATGTTGGCATTTCAAAAGCTCTCCTTGGTCCTGTCACATGATGTTAaacttgaatttattttaaatgtactcaccaaaccccccccccaccaaaaaaaaaaaaaacaaaaaaacaaaaacatggctgTCAACATCAAGCATTTTTCCAAATGTTTCACACATTACAGGCCATGTTATGTGAAAAAAGCACATACTTGCACAGAGAATCTAGGAAACATCCACTGGACATTATGTCCATATACTCTTTTCTGTCACTGCGATGtaaaacattcagaaaacatgtttaatattcGCTATATTCCTTTGCTCTTTTCTACATTTCCAGTGAAAAAATGTTGCTTTAGTCTGTGGGGTTTAGGGCACTGGAATCAGTTCCAGTAGTGTCCATGTATGGTACCTGATGACTGATGCCACTGTCAGACATCTGTTCATTCCCAGATCATTAAATATTGGGGCTACATTATGGCATTATGGTGTCACTCTGCTTGGATGGACGGAATGGAGGACTTGGGAGAACTGTCCAGCTCTTTCCAGTTGCCAGAGCTCGGGCTCCGGTTGGTAATTTTAGTTAAAAGAGTTGTTCTTCGGAGACTGCTGTCCGAATCCTCTTTCTTGAAATCAGTGCTCATTTTatggcagcagcagaagcagtgTGCAAAGTCTTGGAGAAGATGACCGCTGAAGATCATGTATATCCAAGGGTTACAGCAGCTGTTGAGACTGGCAAGGAGCGCAGACAGAGTCACTGCTGTGTTCTCAGaatctagagagagagagagagagaatgaggaagaGAAGGGGGGGAAATGATCAGAACATCTGGCACACTGGAAAATATCCATAAGCACTGCCATTCATCTGGTATGGAGAAAAATgttaccgaaaaaaaaaaaatcttcgggaaaaaatatgtaaatgaacaagaaaatctcacttgtttccagtgaaacTCATTTCAAGTATCTCCTTGAATCAAGTGAAGTTATCTGCCTAATTCTACCTGCCTAATGATGCATCTAATGTCTAACTCTTAACCCAGTAGGaagaattttcacttgttctaaggaaaaaaagtaaaacaaatatgaaacaaaTAATGGATCGATCGGTTCAACTGAAAACTTAACCTAAAACGGGCGAATTTAATCAATAAACAAATTTAAGCAATTCCTTCCaaatagattttgttcaaatgaTATCTATTTTActatatatgtttgtttgttttttttctaaacaataaatcaataaatataaataaactcGCGCGTAATGGCTATGCGCGCTTGGATTTCTCTCTCGTTTGCGCactgatttttacatttgtggCAAGTGACCAAAGGCTTTCCATGCACATTCTTCTAAGGTTACACTATGTGTCACTCGGGCAGCCGTAGCGTTTTAAAATTCGGTACAGGGATTACTTTAATAACACAGGGTCAGGCGATGTCATATATCACCATCCCGCTACTCACCATCCCACTGGAAGTTTTTATCCCATACCGACCAcatctgcactgtaaaaaaggGTGCCCAGCATATAATGTAGGCCAGAACTATCACAAAAGTCATTTTCACTGTCCTTAACTTGGCTCTGGATATAGTGGTGACGCTGCTAACGGAATTCTTCCCGATCAGACCGTTCTTAGTCGCAGCGGCCGCAGCTGTTTTCCTGGTCTTATACTTGATATTCTTCCATATGCTGTGGCAGATGAACCCGTAGCAGATCATGAGAATGACCACGGGGACGAGGAAGATGCCCACGGTTATCCAGGTGATGTACGCCTTGAGGCCCCACGGCTCGATGAAGTGGCCCCAGCAGTCGTAGACGTCCGAGCCGTTCTTGATCTCGCTCAGGGAGAAGATGAAGTACTGAGGCATGCTCAGCACCAGGCTGCACATCCACGTGGAAACGATCATGATGTAGGAGCGCTGCGTGGGCTGCTGGAGGGTCTTCAGCGGGTGGCAGATGGCGATGTAACGGTCCAcggtcatcatcaccatcatgtaGGTGGACGCAAACATGCCCATCACCTGAAGGTGCTTGACTATCCTGCACAGAAAGTCTGGCCCGTAGAAGCGGTAGGTGATCTCCCAGCAGAGCTGCGGCAGCACCTGAAAGAAGGCGACCACTAAGTCGGCCAGGCTGAGGTGCTTGATGAACAGATGCATGCGAGACATCTTCTTCTTGGTTTTGTACATGGCCAGCAGGACGCTCACGTTCCCGATCACTGCTACCACGAAGGTGATGCTCAGGACCGTTATCTCAATTTTGGCCACCTCCTCGTTTCTTCCAAACGGGTCGGTCCCGTTCGGCTGGACGCTGTAGTTGTCAGGTGTTCCCATCGTAGAGTCGTAAGTGGGACTGCAACCCCGTGACTGGCTGACTCCGTTCAGGGGCCGCTCATGGTCAGGAGCAGTGCGCGTGGCATTGCCCCTCTGTGCGTCAAAGCCACTCTTAGTGCCAGAGGGGCGGTGAAGCGCCAGTCCTCTCGGTATGGAGCCACCTGATGCTGAGGAGAGATCTCAGAGGTCTGTGGGGCTTTGACTGCTGCTGGTACCTTTTAAACTCGAATCAAATTTCAGGCACCGTGTGCGTAAAGcggatacactgcaaaaaatatccacttCAAGAGGCCAATTTGGCCAAGTGTTATGTCATAGAAGCATGTAGGCTGCTCCTCTCAAACAAGTCCAGTGCGTCCCGTCGGGCATTAAACAAGTGATACCAGTCATACAGGTGGCATGATTTCACTTGCGCCCGACGCAAGTCAATATAAAATATCTGACTTGAATTAAATGAAATCACCCCGACATCAAGGTGAGCCgcccttttcaaaataattctCAAGTGCAAGTGCAGCTACCTCACTTCATTGACAGATGTAGTCAGTGAAATGACAATTGTTTTCAAGAAAACCCTAACTAAATAAACTGTGCAAtgaatgtttgtctttttctttttctttccttcttttttcttcttcttctttttttttttttttttttttttgcagtgcacagtgAAACCCTCCCGCGACGTGGACACACCCTCCATCACACCAAGTCTGTCTAAGCATAACATTTAGAAGTCggtttcctcttcttttttttttttttagtgaccCTAAAGGAAACAGTACAACAACATAAGGGATAACTAGAAATAAAACTCGCCTATATATAGCCTACAGTTTGGAGATGTGTCCAGTGAACTGAAATGGGTGAATGACTGTTGACCAGGAGACTGGAATGTTGGCTTTAAAGCTGTTTCTGTTCAGCTCTGCTCACTTCCTCTGTGCGCGGCATTGTGCAATAATATCACAAATGAGCTGGTTAAAGTTCCTTGACAGAGGTGGTGTTGTCCAAGGACCATGATGCTGGATTCATCCAGGTTTGGTGTTTGTTATTAGAAGTCAAATATCAAACTGAATGGACCTTCATTCAGGCCTACAGAGACCAAATATGGCTATTCATTCTGTGCAAAGCAACACTCTATTTATTATAACTCCTAAATGGTGAGATGACATGTGGAGCTGccgaaaagtgtgtgtgtgtgtgtgtgtgtgagagagagagagagagagagagagagagagagagagagagagagagaatgacagacaaatgagaacaaatataaatatttttaggACTTGGCATGACTTATTGCTGCAAAATATGTGGTAGCATGTTTTCACTTGAGAGACAGGTGAGAACAAAGGTTGCAAACATTAAACTATTTTCCTTTCCCAACCCGTCTCCGCTCCCTCTCATGCATTATCCACTACCCTGTGATGGTATGAATTCTTAAAGTAATGtttataagttaaaaaaaactgtccagTTTATCCAGGAATGCACTTGTAGCTACACCAAAGATATTAATTGTCATAATTAATAAATGTTGTCCAAGACAAGCTTTCTTTGTtctgtcatctgtttttttcaaacagtgctttggcaatattgaaCCAGCACACCAGTACAGCAAtactaaactgaactgagagagagaaaaagggagagaaaggacaGGTTATGCTCTATTCTGCTAAATAAAAAGCTTAGTTTGATATTTTCCAACCAAGTTCACCTATAGCATAGGTACAGTGACATATTGTGGCCTCACTTTTATGTCCTCTAATTCATCCACTTTATTTGTAGCTTATTTCTGTTCCTTTCAGAAATCatgcacatctctctctctctctctctctctctctctctctctctctctctctctctctctctctctcatatctcCTCTTGTTCAGGCATCCCTCCAGTCTCCCACTTGTTTAGCTGTTTTTGCCTCTTGAGTGACGCCATTGTGGTTTCTAAGTGACCCATACTAAGGTCAGTCAGGTTCAATGGTCTCCATTGCGAAGGCACATTACTGCCAAATGACTGCTTGTATCCAGCAGctatttaattcatttgatCCATGTGGCGATAGTGAAAGTAGTTATCTTTACTTCCACTTGCATGGCCTTATGACACTGTCCAGATTTGCTCTTGCTCATTTCCGATGGCCCTTGTGGTGAGGGTGCAACCTGAAGCTCCGGTTCACACAGGAACCCCGGCTCTAAAAATTTCCTGCTGGCCGGTTGAGCTGGTTCACTGGAATGATTAAGTACTCCCAGTTATCCTGTGTCATCGTTCGCTAATCTTCCCATCAGAACCAGTGTGAGGGACGTTTTTGCTAGCCACCCAACCGGCTTCTTCCCGTGGGGGTCCTGCTGTTTTGGCAGCTCTGAAGGAGGAAATgatgtgtctgcatttgtgtttacatgcttgtgtgtgaggggggaaTGTTTTTGAGCTGTGTCCCTGTCGGTGGAGACCCGGCTCGTTTTTTTATGTCCCCCTCTGTGTTTACAGGCAGTCTTGTCCTGGAGGAACCGGGACAGTGCAGGGAACAGCTCTCCAGGTTCATGGTCGTGTCTTGTTTTTTGAGACGGGTCACTGCAGACATGCTGCTGTGTTATTACAGCTCCAGGCTCGATGTGTTTCATAAGCAGCAGAAACTGTGGAGTCTGTTCAATGTCCTCCTTGTGGACTGTATGTCTGGGTCAG is a genomic window containing:
- the avpr1aa gene encoding arginine vasopressin receptor 1Aa, with the protein product MGTPDNYSVQPNGTDPFGRNEEVAKIEITVLSITFVVAVIGNVSVLLAMYKTKKKMSRMHLFIKHLSLADLVVAFFQVLPQLCWEITYRFYGPDFLCRIVKHLQVMGMFASTYMMVMMTVDRYIAICHPLKTLQQPTQRSYIMIVSTWMCSLVLSMPQYFIFSLSEIKNGSDVYDCWGHFIEPWGLKAYITWITVGIFLVPVVILMICYGFICHSIWKNIKYKTRKTAAAAATKNGLIGKNSVSSVTTISRAKLRTVKMTFVIVLAYIICWAPFFTVQMWSVWDKNFQWDDSENTAVTLSALLASLNSCCNPWIYMIFSGHLLQDFAHCFCCCHKMSTDFKKEDSDSSLRRTTLLTKITNRSPSSGNWKELDSSPKSSIPSIQAE